The following proteins come from a genomic window of Streptococcus oralis:
- a CDS encoding YhcH/YjgK/YiaL family protein: protein MIFDDLKNITFYKGIHLNLDKAIDYLYQHRKDSFELGKYEIDGDKVFLVVQENVLNQAENDQFEHHKHYADLHLLVEGHEYSSYGSRIKDEAVAFDEASDIGFVHCHERYPLLLGYHNFAIFFPGEPHQPNGYAGMEEKVRKYLFKILID, encoded by the coding sequence ATGATTTTTGACGATTTAAAAAATATCACCTTTTACAAAGGGATTCATCTCAATCTAGATAAGGCTATCGACTATCTCTACCAGCACCGTAAGGATTCTTTCGAACTAGGTAAGTATGAGATTGACGGGGACAAGGTCTTTCTAGTTGTTCAGGAAAATGTCCTCAATCAAGCTGAAAATGATCAGTTTGAGCACCATAAACACTATGCAGACTTGCATTTGCTGGTAGAAGGACATGAATACTCGAGCTACGGTTCACGCATCAAAGACGAAGCGGTAGCATTTGACGAAGCGAGCGACATTGGCTTTGTCCATTGTCATGAACGATACCCGCTATTGCTGGGTTATCACAATTTTGCGATTTTCTTCCCAGGAGAACCGCACCAGCCAAATGGCTACGCAGGGATGGAAGAAAAGGTTCGCAAATATCTCTTTAAAATTTTGATTGATTAA
- a CDS encoding YesL family protein, with the protein MAQKGVSLIKAAFDTDNFLMRFSEKVLDIVTVNLLFVVSCLPIVTIGVAKISLYETMFEIKRSRRVPVFRTYIRAFKQNLKLGLQLGLLELGIVSLSFLDLYLFWGQTALPFQIVKAICLGILIFLTLVMLASYPIAARYDLSWKEVLQKGLILASFNFPWFFLMLAILFLIVMVLYLSAFTLLLGGSAFILFGFGLLVFLQAGLMEKIFTKYQ; encoded by the coding sequence ATGGCACAAAAAGGAGTAAGCCTTATCAAGGCAGCATTTGATACAGATAATTTTCTCATGCGTTTCAGTGAGAAGGTCTTGGATATCGTCACAGTCAATCTTCTTTTTGTCGTCTCTTGTTTGCCCATCGTGACGATTGGAGTGGCGAAAATCAGCCTTTACGAGACCATGTTCGAGATTAAGAGAAGCAGACGGGTACCAGTCTTTAGAACTTATATAAGGGCCTTCAAGCAAAATCTGAAACTGGGGCTTCAGTTGGGTCTGTTAGAGTTGGGTATTGTGTCATTAAGCTTTCTAGACCTCTATCTTTTCTGGGGCCAGACAGCCTTGCCTTTCCAGATTGTGAAAGCTATTTGTTTGGGGATTCTCATCTTCCTCACTCTGGTAATGTTGGCTAGTTATCCCATCGCTGCCCGCTATGATTTGTCTTGGAAAGAAGTGCTGCAAAAAGGGCTTATCTTGGCAAGTTTTAACTTTCCATGGTTCTTCCTCATGTTAGCCATTCTCTTTCTCATTGTGATGGTTCTTTATCTATCCGCATTCACTCTCCTCTTGGGTGGGTCAGCTTTTATCCTCTTTGGTTTTGGTTTGCTAGTCTTTCTCCAAGCAGGTTTGATGGAGAAAATCTTCACCAAATACCAGTAG
- a CDS encoding dihydrodipicolinate synthase family protein: protein MSDLKKYEGVIPAFYACYDDQGEVSPERTRALVQYFIDKGVQGLYVNGSSGECIYQSVEDRKLILEEVMAVAKGKLTIIAHVACNNTKDSMELARHAESLGVDAIATIPPIYFRLPEYSVAKYWNDISAAAPNTDYVIYNIPQLAGVALTPSLYTEMLKNPRVIGVKNSSMPVQDIQTFVSLGGEDHIVFNGPDEQFLGGRLMGAKAGIGGTYGAMPELFLKLNELIAEKDLETARELQYAINAIIGKLTAAHGNMYCVIKEVLKINEDLNIGSVRSPLTPVTEEDRPVVEAAAQLIRETKERFL, encoded by the coding sequence ATGTCAGATTTGAAAAAATACGAAGGTGTCATTCCAGCCTTCTACGCATGTTATGATGATCAAGGAGAAGTAAGTCCAGAGCGTACGCGTGCCTTGGTTCAATACTTCATTGATAAGGGTGTTCAAGGTCTCTATGTCAATGGTTCTTCTGGTGAATGTATCTACCAAAGCGTAGAGGACCGCAAGTTGATTTTGGAAGAAGTCATGGCAGTTGCTAAGGGCAAATTGACAATCATTGCTCATGTAGCTTGCAACAATACTAAAGATAGTATGGAACTTGCTCGCCACGCAGAAAGCTTGGGAGTAGATGCCATTGCAACGATTCCACCGATTTACTTCCGCTTGCCAGAATACTCAGTTGCTAAATACTGGAATGACATTAGTGCTGCAGCACCAAATACAGACTATGTTATCTACAATATTCCTCAATTAGCAGGTGTTGCTTTGACTCCAAGTCTCTACACTGAAATGTTGAAGAATCCTCGTGTTATCGGTGTTAAGAACTCTTCTATGCCAGTTCAAGATATCCAAACCTTTGTCAGCCTTGGGGGAGAAGACCACATCGTATTCAATGGTCCAGATGAACAATTCCTAGGTGGTCGCCTCATGGGTGCTAAAGCTGGTATCGGTGGTACATATGGTGCTATGCCAGAACTCTTCTTGAAACTCAATGAGTTGATTGCTGAGAAAGACTTGGAAACAGCTCGTGAATTGCAATACGCTATCAATGCAATCATTGGTAAATTGACTGCTGCACATGGAAATATGTACTGTGTCATCAAAGAAGTTTTGAAGATCAATGAAGATTTAAACATTGGTTCAGTTCGTTCACCATTGACGCCAGTAACCGAAGAAGATCGTCCAGTTGTAGAAGCAGCAGCGCAATTGATTCGTGAAACCAAGGAGCGCTTCCTCTAA
- a CDS encoding ROK family protein, translated as MTHYVAIDIGGTNIKYGLIDQEGQLVESHEMPTEAHKGGPHILQKTKDIVASYLEKGPVAGVAISSAGMVDPDKGEIFYAGPQIPNYAGTQFKREIETSFAIPCEIENDVNCAGLAEAVSGSGKGASVTLCLTIGTGIGGCLIMDGKVFHGFSNSACEVGYMHMQDGAFQDLASTTALVEYVAAAHGDPVDQWNGRRIFKEATEGNKICMAGIDRMVDYLGKGLANICYVANPEVVILGGGIMGQEAILKPKIRTALKAALVPSLAEKTRLEFAHHQNTAGMLGAYYHFKTKQS; from the coding sequence ATGACACACTACGTTGCAATTGATATTGGTGGAACCAACATCAAATATGGTTTGATTGACCAAGAAGGCCAACTTGTTGAATCGCATGAAATGCCAACAGAGGCGCATAAGGGTGGCCCACACATTTTACAAAAGACCAAAGATATCGTAGCCAGCTATTTAGAAAAAGGTCCAGTAGCAGGTGTTGCTATTTCTTCTGCAGGAATGGTGGATCCTGATAAGGGTGAGATTTTCTATGCTGGCCCTCAAATTCCTAACTACGCAGGAACCCAGTTCAAGAGGGAAATCGAGACTAGCTTTGCGATTCCCTGCGAAATTGAAAATGATGTCAACTGTGCAGGTCTTGCTGAGGCAGTATCTGGTTCAGGCAAGGGAGCGAGTGTCACTCTTTGCTTGACCATTGGAACCGGTATCGGTGGTTGCTTGATTATGGATGGGAAAGTCTTCCATGGATTTAGCAATTCAGCTTGCGAAGTCGGTTATATGCATATGCAGGATGGAGCTTTCCAAGACTTGGCTTCTACGACAGCCTTGGTAGAATATGTGGCAGCAGCTCACGGTGATCCAGTTGATCAGTGGAATGGGCGACGCATTTTCAAGGAAGCTACTGAAGGAAACAAGATCTGTATGGCTGGTATTGACCGCATGGTAGATTACCTTGGGAAAGGTCTGGCAAATATTTGCTATGTGGCCAATCCAGAAGTGGTCATTCTCGGTGGCGGTATCATGGGGCAAGAGGCTATCCTCAAACCGAAGATCCGTACAGCCTTGAAGGCGGCCTTGGTACCAAGTCTAGCTGAAAAAACACGATTGGAATTTGCCCATCACCAAAATACAGCAGGGATGTTGGGAGCCTATTATCATTTCAAGACAAAACAGTCCTAG
- a CDS encoding class I SAM-dependent methyltransferase translates to MSNYIKLNEDRWNNVKNDYTEPLTHEELEEVRKHPISVALTVGKKVPTEWFEKAKGKKILGLACGGGQQGPVFATKGYDVTIMDFSKSQLERDEMVAKREGLKIKTVQGDMTKPFPFEDETFDIIFNPVSNVYIEDLENMYKEASRVLKKGGLLMVGFMNPWIYMYDADTVWDKPDEELLLKFSLPFNSRELEAEGKITINPEYGYEFSHTLETQIRGQLKNGLAMIDFYESCDKRHRLSRFGNDYIATLCIKL, encoded by the coding sequence ATGAGTAATTATATAAAATTAAATGAAGATAGATGGAATAATGTAAAAAATGACTACACTGAGCCATTGACACATGAAGAATTAGAAGAAGTTAGAAAGCATCCAATTTCTGTTGCCTTAACCGTTGGGAAAAAAGTCCCCACAGAATGGTTTGAAAAAGCCAAGGGAAAAAAGATATTAGGTTTAGCTTGTGGTGGTGGCCAGCAGGGTCCCGTTTTTGCTACAAAAGGTTATGATGTCACCATAATGGATTTTTCTAAATCACAATTAGAAAGAGACGAGATGGTTGCAAAAAGAGAAGGCTTAAAAATCAAGACAGTTCAAGGCGATATGACAAAGCCATTTCCATTTGAAGATGAAACTTTTGATATTATTTTTAATCCAGTTTCAAATGTATACATAGAGGATTTAGAAAACATGTATAAAGAAGCCTCTCGCGTATTGAAAAAGGGTGGACTGTTAATGGTCGGATTTATGAACCCTTGGATATACATGTATGATGCTGACACTGTATGGGATAAACCCGATGAGGAATTACTTTTAAAGTTTTCACTACCTTTTAATTCAAGAGAGCTTGAAGCGGAAGGCAAAATCACCATCAATCCAGAATATGGATATGAATTTAGCCATACCTTAGAAACGCAGATTAGAGGGCAACTAAAAAATGGTCTCGCTATGATTGATTTTTATGAATCGTGTGATAAAAGACATCGATTATCACGTTTTGGAAATGACTATATCGCTACACTCTGCATTAAACTATGA
- a CDS encoding MurR/RpiR family transcriptional regulator — translation MKKQDIATIIDLHFEELTELEQDIARYFLQVDTIVDDLSSQQVTQKLHVSQAALTRFAKKCGFTGYREFVFQYQHQANKQDTHSHQHSPLTKRVLRSYSTMREQTQDLIDEEQLERVAQLIDDAERVYFFGTGSSGLIAREMKLRFMRLGVVCEALTDQDGFAWTTSIMDENCLVLGFSLSGTTQSVLDSLLDAKEMGAKTILFTSAPNKNSQAYTETVLVASHSQSSYIQRISAQLPMLILIDLIYAYFLEINRESKEKIFNSYWENKKLNGYRRQKRVRKS, via the coding sequence ATGAAAAAGCAGGATATCGCAACTATTATTGATCTTCATTTTGAAGAATTAACAGAGTTAGAGCAGGATATCGCTCGTTATTTCTTGCAGGTAGATACGATTGTGGATGATCTATCATCGCAACAGGTTACTCAAAAACTGCATGTTTCCCAAGCTGCCCTTACCCGTTTTGCAAAAAAATGTGGCTTTACTGGCTATCGAGAATTTGTTTTTCAATACCAACACCAGGCCAATAAACAGGACACCCATTCGCACCAACACAGTCCTTTGACCAAACGTGTTTTACGAAGCTACAGTACCATGCGAGAACAAACGCAGGATTTAATTGACGAAGAGCAACTGGAACGAGTTGCCCAATTAATCGACGATGCTGAACGAGTTTACTTTTTTGGGACGGGAAGTTCTGGTCTGATTGCCCGTGAGATGAAGCTCCGTTTTATGCGATTAGGTGTGGTCTGTGAAGCTTTGACCGATCAGGATGGCTTTGCATGGACGACCAGCATCATGGATGAAAACTGTTTGGTGCTTGGCTTTTCCCTATCTGGCACTACCCAATCCGTCCTCGATAGTTTGTTGGATGCCAAGGAAATGGGGGCTAAGACCATTCTCTTTACCAGCGCTCCAAACAAAAATAGTCAGGCTTATACCGAAACAGTCCTTGTCGCAAGCCATAGTCAATCTTCTTACATCCAGCGTATTTCCGCTCAACTCCCTATGCTCATTTTAATAGATTTGATTTATGCCTACTTTTTAGAAATCAATCGCGAGAGCAAGGAAAAAATCTTTAACAGCTATTGGGAAAATAAAAAGCTCAACGGCTATCGTAGACAAAAACGCGTTAGAAAATCCTAG